In the Ostrinia nubilalis chromosome 7, ilOstNubi1.1, whole genome shotgun sequence genome, one interval contains:
- the LOC135073191 gene encoding beta-1,4-mannosyltransferase egh: MLRGRVKHLLHCVSFLSFIFFFLVFAGAINVNDEQKEIVDPWEAYGIYGTIILYVLRLLTLLTIPQVLCNFAGLIFFNAFPGKVKLKGSPLLAPFICIRVVTRGDFPKLVKENVTKNMNLCLDAGMENFMVEVVTDKAINLPKHRRVREVVVPSEYKTKTGALFKSRALQYCLEDSVNILAGTDWIVHLDEETLLTENSIRGILNFVLDGQHQFGQGLITYANENIINWVTTLADSFRVADDMGKLRFQFYLFHKPLFSWKGSYVVTQVSAERKVSFDNGLDGSVAEDCYFAMKAYMEGYSFNFVEGEMWEKSPFTLWDFIQQRKRWIQGILLVVHSKEIPLVNKIFLAISCYSWVTLPLSTSNVLLAAVCPIPCPTLLDIVCGFIGAVNIYMYIFGVIKSFPIYRFGPLKFFLFIGGALATIPFNIVIENIAVVWGVLGKKHKFYIVNKEVKIPVTV; this comes from the exons ATGTTAAGAGGAAGAgtgaaacatttattacattgTGTTTCATTTTTATCATTCATATTTTTCTTCCTAGTTTTTGCCGGAGCCATAAATGTGAATGATGAACAGAAAGAAATAGTTGATCCTTGGGAAGCTTATGGAATATATGgaacaattattttgtatgttttGAGACTGTTAACATTACTCACTATACCTCAGGTTTTATGTAATTTTGCtggattaatatttttcaatgcttTCCCCGGCAAAGTGAAATTAAAAGGTTCTCCTCTGTTGGCACCATTTATATGCATCAGAGTGGTAACCAGAGGTGATTTTCCAAAACTTGTGAAGGAGAATGTCACTAAAAATATGAACTTGTGCTTAGATGCTGGAATGGAGAATTTCATGGTGGAAGTAGTTACAGATAAGGCTATAAACCTGCCTAAACACAGACGAGTGAGAGAAGTCGTAGTGCCCTCAGAATACAAGACCAAGACTGGAGCATTATTTAAATCAAGAGCATTGCAGTATTGCTTGGAAGACAGTGTCAATATTTTGGCTGGGACAGATTGGATTGTGCATTTAGATGAAGAGACACTGCTTACAGAAAACTCCATCAGAGGAATATTGAATTTTGTGTTAGATGGTCAACATCAATTTGGACAAGGACTTATTACTTATGCAAATGAAAATATCATTAATTGGGTGACAACATTAGCAGATAGTTTTCGTGTGGCAGATGACATGGGCAAGCTGCGGTTTCAGTTTTACTTGTTCCACAAGCCATTGTTCAGCTGGAAAGGCTCGTATGTAGTTACACAG GTCAGCGCTGAGAGAAAAGTGTCCTTTGACAATGGTCTGGATGGTTCCGTGGCTGAAGACTGCTATTTTGCTATGAAAGCTTACATGGAAGGCTACTCATTTAACTTTGTTGAAGGTGAAATGTGGGAAAAATCTCCATTTACTTTGTGGGACTTTATCCAGCAGAGAAAAAGATGGATTCAAGGTATACTTTTAGTTGTACATTCTAAGGAAATACCTCTTGTTAATAAAATTTTCCTAGCAATATCATGTTATTCATGGGTGACACTGCCATTGTCAACAAGCAATGTTTTACTAGCCGCTGTTTGTCCCATACCTTGTCCTACACTTTTGGACATTGTATGTGGATTCATAGGTGCTGTCAATATTTACATGTACATATTTGGTGTTATAAAATCATTCCCCATATATAGATTTGGACCACTGAAATTCTTCTTATTCATTGGTGGAGCTTTGGCTACAATTCCATTCAATATTGTGATTGAAAATATTGCAGTAGTTTGGGGCGTTTTAGGTAAGAAACACAAATTTTATATAGTCAACAAAGAGGTCAAGATTCCAGTGACAGTATGA